One genomic segment of Gossypium arboreum isolate Shixiya-1 chromosome 3, ASM2569848v2, whole genome shotgun sequence includes these proteins:
- the LOC108475124 gene encoding uncharacterized protein LOC108475124, with product MEDSNNYGHQHPLLLILNQDQMIHNQSGVTDCSRCGEKVSAPCFCCAEHCGFYLHKVCADAPLELNHPFYPLVLLQEPPSSYTRCVCDFCDEICEKFIYHCSCELDFHIKCALFTFNIAENNLKELEHVALQHPLIPTENGDEKLKDISKCFGCREPLANYTRFSPCRGFNLHEKCTEIPFKLNHVWHCKHPLLL from the coding sequence ATGGAGGACTCTAACAATTATGGCCACCAACATCCCCTGCTTCTTATCTTGAATCAAGACCAGATGATCCACAATCAAAGCGGTGTAACTGATTGCTCCAGGTGTGGGGAGAAGGTCTCTGCTCCATGTTTTTGCTGTGCGGAGCACTGTGGGTTTTATCTTCACAAGGTATGTGCCGACGCACCTTTGGAGCTTAATCATCCTTTTTATCCTCTTGTTCTTCTGCAAGAGCCACCATCTTCTTACACAAGATGTGTTTGCGATTTCTGTGATGAAATATGTGAGAAATTCATTTATCACTGCTCTTGTGAATTGGACTTTCATATTAAATGTGCTTTGTTTACATTTAATATTGCTGAGAATAATTTGAAAGAGCTTGAGCATGTTGCCCTTCAACATCCATTGATTCCCACTGAAAATGGTGATGAAAAACTTAAAGATATTTCTAAGTGCTTTGGGTGCCGGGAACCATTAGCAAATTATACGCGCTTTTCTCCTTGCCGTGGATTTAACTTACATGAGAAATGCACTGAGATTCCTTTCAAATTGAATCATGTGTGGCATTGCAAGCATCCTCTTCTCCTATAA